From a single Ignavibacteria bacterium genomic region:
- a CDS encoding HIT family protein gives MNCIFCDIIAGRSPAEIIYEDDKVVSFLDIKPIHFGHILVVPRGHYVDFLDIPEDSLHSLIHATRKVTDAIVKGLKPDGYNIFTNNGAAAGQSVFHFHVHITPRYFNDEIKFMLNLKNYKETEMKKFADRIRQEIQ, from the coding sequence ATGAACTGTATCTTCTGTGATATCATTGCCGGCAGGTCACCGGCCGAGATAATTTATGAAGATGACAAGGTAGTCTCGTTTCTGGATATAAAGCCGATACATTTCGGGCATATACTGGTTGTGCCAAGAGGCCATTATGTGGATTTTCTGGATATTCCGGAAGACAGCCTCCACTCACTTATTCATGCAACCAGGAAGGTTACTGATGCAATTGTGAAGGGCTTAAAACCCGACGGCTACAACATTTTTACGAATAATGGTGCAGCAGCAGGGCAGTCGGTCTTTCATTTCCACGTGCACATAACCCCCCGCTATTTTAACGATGAGATCAAATTCATGCTGAATCTAAAAAACTATAAAGAAACTGAAATGAAGAAATTTGCCGACAGAATAAGGCAGGAAATTCAGTAA
- a CDS encoding HAD hydrolase family protein, protein MVLYNLLSKLKFLLFDLHGVVLPPEDTTGTEKALSDLKKDLLKAENLGLMCGIISATEDLGLIQRVKELGLKEVFSHSIDKVSQAEILLKKYNLGYDNIGFVGDDILDIPLLMKTGFSAAPHSARREVKRIVSYVTKDSEEKTVLSDVLDLISKAREQQANESK, encoded by the coding sequence ATGGTTCTTTATAACCTGCTGAGTAAATTAAAATTCCTGCTTTTTGACCTTCATGGCGTTGTCCTTCCGCCGGAAGACACAACCGGGACGGAGAAGGCCCTCTCGGATTTGAAGAAGGATCTCCTGAAGGCTGAAAACTTAGGCCTTATGTGCGGAATTATTTCGGCTACTGAAGACTTAGGCCTCATTCAAAGGGTTAAGGAGCTTGGCCTTAAGGAAGTGTTTTCGCACTCAATAGATAAAGTCTCACAGGCTGAAATACTGTTAAAGAAGTATAATCTCGGCTATGATAACATCGGCTTTGTCGGTGATGACATACTGGACATCCCCCTTTTGATGAAAACGGGCTTCAGCGCCGCGCCGCACAGCGCAAGGCGTGAAGTAAAAAGAATTGTCAGTTACGTTACAAAGGATTCTGAAGAAAAGACGGTACTTTCGGATGTTTTGGATTTGATATCTAAGGCAAGAGAACAACAGGCAAATGAATCCAAATGA
- a CDS encoding DUF1624 domain-containing protein, translating into MLKDKKKNRIIFIDLMRAFAVLMMVQGHTVDTLLADSYRTFDSPLFSFWFFMRGLTAPIFLFSSGTVFTYLFRMNKIPFSENPRAKKGLKRFLLLVGLAYFLRYPTPYIFDFYNVSASQWQTFFQVDVLHLIGFGILFLIGLLYLAEKFNLRDVLVFSTAAFVAFSLYPLFSKIDWIKFLPLPIAGYLYQGTGSLFPLIPWIGFIFAGAVLGSYLAHNSEVFTTKRFSLNLLYMAFLFIAISLIGNTLELAIYKQSNFWTTSPNLIFFRLGIVLLLNSGMSYLAIMVKKVPPIIFHIGRNTLPIYVVHLIILYGSAWTMGLWSIFAKSFSVWSTIGAAILMISLMISMVQGFQFVKVRIKKREVDSGSIQVQK; encoded by the coding sequence ATGTTGAAAGACAAGAAAAAAAACAGAATCATATTTATTGATCTTATGCGGGCTTTTGCCGTACTAATGATGGTTCAGGGGCACACAGTAGATACACTTCTTGCAGACAGCTACAGAACATTTGACTCACCTTTATTTAGTTTCTGGTTCTTCATGAGGGGCCTGACGGCTCCGATTTTCCTTTTTTCTTCGGGAACTGTTTTTACTTACCTGTTCCGCATGAATAAAATCCCTTTCAGTGAAAATCCCAGGGCAAAAAAGGGGCTGAAAAGATTTTTGCTGCTTGTGGGGCTGGCTTATTTTTTAAGATATCCAACGCCTTATATATTCGACTTCTACAATGTCAGTGCATCTCAGTGGCAGACATTTTTCCAGGTCGATGTACTGCATTTAATCGGCTTCGGCATACTGTTCTTAATCGGATTGCTTTACCTGGCAGAGAAATTTAACTTAAGGGACGTACTGGTCTTTTCAACGGCGGCTTTTGTTGCATTTTCACTTTATCCCCTCTTTTCGAAAATTGACTGGATTAAGTTTCTGCCGCTTCCAATTGCAGGATACCTTTACCAGGGGACAGGCTCGCTTTTTCCGCTCATTCCATGGATTGGATTCATCTTTGCCGGTGCCGTCCTCGGAAGCTATCTTGCACACAACAGCGAGGTTTTCACTACAAAAAGGTTCAGCCTGAACCTTTTATACATGGCATTTCTTTTTATTGCAATTTCTTTGATAGGAAATACTCTGGAACTGGCAATCTACAAGCAGAGTAATTTCTGGACAACGAGTCCCAACCTGATATTTTTCAGGCTTGGCATCGTTTTACTCTTAAACAGCGGGATGTCTTACCTGGCAATTATGGTAAAGAAGGTTCCGCCTATAATTTTTCACATCGGGAGAAATACACTTCCGATTTATGTGGTTCACCTCATTATATTATATGGAAGCGCCTGGACGATGGGCCTCTGGAGCATTTTTGCAAAGAGTTTTAGCGTATGGAGCACGATCGGCGCTGCAATTTTAATGATATCGCTCATGATCAGCATGGTACAGGGATTTCAGTTCGTAAAGGTCAGAATTAAGAAAAGAGAAGTTGATTCAGGCAGTATTCAGGTACAAAAATAA
- the kdsA gene encoding 3-deoxy-8-phosphooctulonate synthase, translating to MVEISNIRIGGGNPLVLIAGPCVIEGEEITLKTAEEIKKITSELGIPFIFKSSYRKANRTSLDSFTGLNEDMALKILQKAKDSLSVPILTDIHTESEAERISCVADVLQIPAFLCRQTDLLIAAGKTGRAVNIKKGQFLAPEDMKHAAEKVASTGNKNVMLTERGTTFGYHNLVVDMRSLVIMRELGYPVVMDATHAVQIPSQGGISGGQPKFIPPIARAAVAVGIDALFMEVHPDPAHALSDAASQFPLSKLRDLLSGIQKLDEAVKSNGSL from the coding sequence ATGGTAGAAATATCAAATATCAGGATCGGCGGCGGCAATCCCCTTGTTTTAATTGCAGGCCCCTGCGTTATTGAAGGCGAGGAAATAACACTTAAGACCGCCGAAGAGATTAAGAAGATTACCTCGGAGCTGGGAATCCCTTTCATATTCAAGTCCAGCTACAGGAAAGCCAACAGAACAAGCCTGGATTCTTTTACCGGCCTTAATGAGGACATGGCACTTAAGATACTTCAGAAGGCGAAAGACTCTCTAAGCGTGCCCATCCTGACAGATATTCATACCGAAAGCGAGGCTGAGAGAATTTCATGTGTTGCGGACGTTCTCCAGATACCGGCATTCCTCTGCCGGCAGACGGACCTCCTGATTGCAGCCGGGAAAACCGGCAGGGCAGTCAACATTAAAAAAGGGCAGTTTCTGGCTCCTGAAGATATGAAGCATGCGGCAGAAAAGGTGGCTTCAACAGGAAATAAAAATGTAATGCTTACTGAAAGGGGAACAACCTTCGGCTATCACAATCTTGTTGTTGACATGCGGTCACTGGTTATAATGAGAGAGCTTGGCTACCCCGTTGTAATGGATGCTACTCATGCAGTACAGATTCCTTCACAGGGGGGAATTTCAGGCGGACAGCCTAAGTTTATTCCGCCGATTGCCAGGGCGGCCGTAGCCGTTGGCATTGACGCCCTTTTTATGGAAGTTCATCCTGATCCCGCTCATGCCCTCAGTGACGCAGCAAGTCAGTTCCCTCTTTCAAAGCTCAGGGATTTACTCTCGGGAATTCAAAAACTTGATGAAGCTGTGAAGTCCAATGGTTCTTTATAA
- the ruvB gene encoding Holliday junction branch migration DNA helicase RuvB: protein MRKSENTDANPNDEERLFEQSLRPSRFDEFMGQKKITDNLKVFIAAALKRDEGLDHVLLTGPPGLGKTTLAHIIAHEMGSRIKITSGPVLEKPGDLAGLLTNLEEKSVLFIDEIHRLSPVVEEYLYSAMEDYTLDIMIDSGPNARSVQIRLPKYTLVGATTRAGLLTAPLRDRFGIKARLDYYDSELLSRIVKRSSGLLGLKIEEEAAYELAKRSRGTPRIANRLLRRTRDFADYEDKKIIDLAVVKKALDALDVDEYGLDEMDKDIILAIIEKFKGGPVGLSTLAVAVNEDPGTIEEVYEPFLIQQGFIQRTPRGREATDLAYIRFGIKRTNRNESSNLFGE from the coding sequence ATGAGAAAATCAGAAAACACTGATGCAAATCCAAACGATGAGGAAAGGCTCTTTGAACAGAGCCTCCGCCCTAGCCGTTTTGATGAATTCATGGGGCAGAAAAAGATCACAGATAATCTGAAGGTCTTTATTGCCGCTGCCCTCAAAAGGGACGAAGGACTCGACCACGTTCTTCTTACAGGACCTCCGGGGCTGGGTAAAACTACACTTGCCCACATTATTGCTCACGAGATGGGCTCCAGAATTAAAATTACTTCGGGACCGGTTCTTGAAAAACCCGGCGACCTGGCCGGCCTGCTTACTAACCTCGAGGAAAAATCCGTCCTTTTTATTGATGAAATCCACCGCCTGAGCCCTGTAGTTGAAGAATACCTCTATTCGGCAATGGAAGACTATACGCTGGACATTATGATAGACAGCGGTCCAAATGCACGCTCTGTGCAGATCCGCCTGCCCAAGTATACGCTTGTCGGGGCTACAACAAGAGCAGGACTATTAACGGCACCGCTGCGCGACCGCTTTGGAATAAAGGCGCGCCTGGATTATTACGACTCGGAGCTCCTAAGCAGAATCGTAAAAAGATCCTCAGGGCTTCTTGGCCTGAAGATCGAGGAGGAAGCGGCCTATGAACTTGCTAAACGTTCGCGCGGTACACCGAGAATTGCAAACAGGCTTTTAAGACGTACACGCGACTTTGCGGACTATGAGGATAAAAAAATAATCGACCTGGCTGTGGTTAAAAAGGCCCTTGACGCGCTTGACGTGGATGAATACGGCCTAGATGAAATGGATAAGGATATTATTCTTGCCATTATTGAAAAGTTCAAGGGAGGACCAGTGGGCCTGAGCACGCTGGCTGTTGCCGTAAATGAGGATCCGGGGACGATAGAGGAAGTCTATGAGCCGTTCTTAATTCAGCAGGGATTCATTCAGCGCACGCCAAGAGGCCGCGAGGCAACGGACCTGGCTTATATACGTTTCGGAATAAAAAGAACAAACCGGAATGAAAGCAGCAATCTCTTCGGAGAGTAA
- a CDS encoding cobalamin B12-binding domain-containing protein, whose translation MDKKIRVLVAKAGLDGHDRGAKVIAAALRDAGMEVIYTGLRQTPEMIVEAAIQEDVDVIGISILSGAHMTIFPRIMSLMKEKGLNDVLLTGGGIIPEGDLKELRNIGVGELFTPGTPTSQVIEFITNYCNTHPRD comes from the coding sequence ATGGATAAAAAAATCAGAGTTCTTGTTGCTAAAGCTGGTCTCGACGGACATGACAGAGGTGCAAAGGTAATTGCTGCAGCATTAAGAGATGCAGGTATGGAAGTAATTTATACCGGTTTAAGACAGACTCCGGAAATGATAGTTGAAGCTGCAATACAGGAAGACGTGGATGTTATTGGAATAAGCATTCTTTCAGGCGCACACATGACAATTTTCCCGAGGATTATGTCCCTCATGAAGGAAAAAGGACTCAATGACGTGCTTCTTACAGGAGGGGGAATTATTCCTGAAGGAGACCTCAAGGAACTGAGAAACATCGGTGTCGGAGAACTTTTTACCCCTGGAACCCCAACCTCCCAGGTAATTGAGTTCATTACAAACTATTGCAATACCCACCCCAGAGATTAA
- a CDS encoding KpsF/GutQ family sugar-phosphate isomerase, with protein sequence MERIDGDFARAVEIIYKSKGRVILTGMGKSGLIARKIVATMNSTGTPAIYLHPTDALHGDLGMVRQEDVVILISKSGNTEEIINLIPLLKRLNVVMIAMVGNKNSRVARECKFVLDVGVKEEACPYDLAPTASSTATLVMGDALSMALLELRGFTKEDFALLHPGGSLGKRLSLRISELMIKGEDIPVVNCMASLKDTILEITSKRLGMTTVVDENGVLSGIITDGDLRRLLEKTISFNSLKAEDIMTRNPKTIKEDYLASFALQYMENFKITSLIVIDEASRPMGIVHLHDLVKLGLQAR encoded by the coding sequence ATGGAAAGAATTGACGGTGATTTCGCCCGTGCGGTTGAAATTATTTATAAATCCAAAGGACGAGTTATCCTTACGGGGATGGGAAAGTCGGGGCTTATTGCCCGCAAGATAGTGGCTACGATGAATTCTACCGGCACGCCAGCCATATATCTGCATCCGACGGATGCCCTGCATGGGGATCTTGGTATGGTTAGACAGGAAGACGTTGTAATCCTGATATCCAAAAGCGGCAACACAGAAGAAATTATAAATCTCATTCCGCTCTTAAAAAGGCTGAATGTGGTAATGATAGCCATGGTTGGAAATAAGAATTCCAGGGTGGCCAGGGAATGCAAATTTGTGCTCGACGTTGGCGTTAAGGAAGAAGCCTGCCCGTATGACCTGGCTCCAACGGCATCCAGCACGGCAACACTCGTAATGGGGGATGCACTTTCGATGGCACTGCTGGAATTAAGGGGCTTTACGAAAGAGGATTTTGCACTCCTGCATCCGGGAGGAAGCCTAGGTAAAAGACTCTCTCTCAGGATCTCGGAGCTGATGATAAAAGGAGAGGATATTCCGGTCGTAAACTGTATGGCATCACTGAAGGATACAATACTTGAAATTACCTCAAAGCGCCTTGGAATGACTACAGTTGTTGATGAAAACGGCGTTCTCTCTGGGATCATTACTGACGGCGACTTAAGAAGACTCCTGGAGAAAACAATTAGTTTCAATTCACTAAAGGCTGAAGATATTATGACCAGGAACCCTAAAACTATAAAAGAGGATTATCTGGCATCCTTTGCCCTGCAGTACATGGAAAACTTTAAGATAACCTCACTCATCGTAATAGATGAGGCAAGCCGTCCAATGGGAATAGTACATCTCCACGACCTTGTAAAACTGGGCCTTCAGGCAAGATGA